In one Mustela lutreola isolate mMusLut2 chromosome 8, mMusLut2.pri, whole genome shotgun sequence genomic region, the following are encoded:
- the PPARA gene encoding peroxisome proliferator-activated receptor alpha, producing MVDTETLICPLSPLEAEDLESPLSEEFLQEMGNIQEISQSIGEDSSGSFSFAEYQYLGSGPGSDGSVITDTLSPASSPSSVTYPVAAGSADEPSSIALNIECRICGDKASGYHYGVHACEGCKGFFRRTIRLKLAYDRCDRSCKIQKKNRNKCQYCRFHKCLSVGMSHNAIRFGRMPRSEKAKLKAEILTCEHDPEDAETADLKSLAKRIYEAYLKNFNMNKVKARVILAGKASNNPPFVIHDMETLCMAEKTLVAKLVANGIQNKEAEVRIFHCCQCTSVETVTELTEFAKSIPGFANLDLNDQVTLLKYGVYEAIFAMLSSVMNKDGMLVAYGNGFITREFLKSLRKPFCDIMEPKFDFAMKFNALELDDSDISLFVAAIICCGDRPGLRNVGHIEKMQEGIVHVLKLHLQTNHPDNIFLFPKLLQKMADLRQLVTEHAQLVQVIKKTESDAALHPLLQEIYRDMY from the exons ATGGTAGACACGGAGACCCTGATttgtcccctctccccactcgaGGCTGAAGATCTGGAAAGCCCATTATCTGAAGAATTTCTACAAGAAATGGGAAACATCCAAGAGATTTCTCAATCCATCGGCGAGGACAGTTCTGGAAGCTTCAGTTTCGCGGAATACCAGTATTTAGGAAGTGGCCCGGGATCAGACGGGTCTGTTATTACGG ACACCCTCTCACCAGCTTCAAGCCCCTCGTCGGTCACGTACCCAGTGGCGGCCGGTAGTGCTGATGAACCTTCCAGCATAGCCTTGAACATTGAATGTAGGATCTGTGGGGACAAAGCTTCAGGCTACCATTATGGAGTTCACGCGTGTGAAGGCTGTAAG GGTTTCTTCCGGCGAACCATTCGGCTGAAGCTGGCCTATGACAGATGTGACCGCAGCTGCAAGATTCAGAAAAAGAACCGGAATAAGTGCCAATACTGTCGTTTCCACAAGTGCCTTTCGGTCGGGATGTCCCATAACG caatTCGCTTTGGACGAATGCCAAGAtctgaaaaagcaaaactgaaagcGGAAATTCTCACCTGCGAACATGACCCAGAAGATGCAGAAACGGCAGATCTGAAGTCCCTCGCCAAGAGAATTTATGAGGCCTACCTCAAGAACTTCAACATGAACAAGGTCAAGGCCCGGGTCATCCTGGCAGGGAAGGCCAGCAACAACCCG CCCTTTGTCATACATGACATGGAGACATTGTGTATGGCCGAGAAGACTCTGGTGGCCAAGTTGGTGGCCAACGGCATCCAGAACAAGGAGGCGGAAGTCCGCATCTTCCACTGCTGCCAGTGTACGTCTGTGGAGACCGTCACCGAGCTCACTGAGTTTGCCAAGTCCATCCCAGGCTTTGCCAACTTGGACTTAAACGATCAGGTCACTTTGCTGAAATACGGAGTTTATGAGGCCATATTTGCCATGCTGTCTTCTGTGATGAATAAAGATGGAATGCTGGTAGCATATGGAAACGGTTTTATAACGCGTGAATTCCTGAAGAGCCTAAGGAAACCGTTTTGTGATATCATGGAACCTAAGTTTGATTTTGCAATGAAGTTCAACGCGCTGGAGCTGGATGACAGTGATATCTCCCTTTTTGTGGCTGCTATAATTTGCTGTGGAG ATCGTCCCGGCCTTCGAAACGTGGGACACATTGAAAAAATGCAGGAGGGCATTGTGCACGTGCTCAAACTTCACTTGCAGACCAACCACCCGGACAACATCTTTCTCTTCCCAAAACTCCTTCAGAAAATGGCAGACCTCCGGCAACTTGTCACTGAGCACGCGCAGCTCGTGCAGGTCATCAAAAAGACCGAGTCTGACGCCGCCCTGCACCCACTGCTGCAAGAAATCTACAGGGACATGTACTGA